One genomic window of Arachis hypogaea cultivar Tifrunner chromosome 8, arahy.Tifrunner.gnm2.J5K5, whole genome shotgun sequence includes the following:
- the LOC112706838 gene encoding uncharacterized protein isoform X2: MEARKRNPSPSPVRVLIRPPHSPSPPPLPPPSSSDHQPPAPPRSDGVVVVGVIARRHDDSAQLLNRLVDSNVFGSGSLDEPLLLHDDDAREWFESRRISYFRDRDNGILFLQFCSTRCPVIHGFEDPALGFDSVAEEHEFGDLQGTLFMFSVCHVIVYIQEGSHFNTKILRNFRVLQAAKHAMVPFVRSQATLSQATTPPLPSRSHSMSSPLQPSTSGNSSSSPGQCIPVILFVFVDDFSSLSNSSTNGEDTSDASSLSQSSSLNTVAKTNLPAKGSGSVVVLARPASRSEGGFRKKLQSSLEAQIRFLIKKCRTLSGSEINHSGVRGATPVSAPLFSLDASRAVILLDQFSNKKGESLDFASGLVEDVLNGKATSDSLLLETHGQSSSKEDLISLKEFIYRQADILRGRGGPVNTNSGSAAGVGMVAVAAAAAAASAASGKTYTTPDLPNFEVWLTSSNHILSRVLCAKGGCLDELEMIKRKPRQRNTALPAAEGSLKGTNTFDVAVSWLQSGRGLNTKFSTSWCQKAIPTAKEIYLKDLPPCYPTSQHEAHLEKALHAFHAMVKGPAVQHFAKNLEEECTSIWKSGRQLCDAVSLTGKPCMHQRHDVEIGNLDSGDSHKPHSSGYFFLHACACGRSRQLRPDPFDFESADAICFSDCDELLPAVKLPEVKSVGPIQSSSWSLLRIGGARYYEPSKGLIQSGFCATQKFLLKWTVYLEKQKRPNGLTESTGKQDSVIPPPKVEHIADAKKTGVRQPYPAVLNGAEDHKTSLEIMKPDDKKISFGRGIPMPKMRKPFSEVVAGSVAADSGFPPLQQKKLPISGSEKGTKQSNPSNQIAERVNTATDHQLSQKSQDISFTQGPVDSNGNNSNRGSDPFLKIGSNVVPVHMNGGERSQSHSYAKNVMVYVGFEHECPRGHRFLLNADHLTELGSLYSFSEESRRSSSMDPTGRNQAYHAKVSKNASWGKVHRRSNEIHGAFINKERDVVKSSEMIANGDLTSDGLIYTSIPPNEHNLASVAELAKAPNHAKEFGRDLQAINMDGDDLAFSMLNRNLPIYMICPHCRNSRNKKDTPKVKFASGISQLKRIFMVTPPFPVILATCPNIQFETSCLPMSVPDRERKLQFSLGCQVILPPESFLTLKLPFVYGVQLDNGNKHPLNPFEIQPEMTAWITKGTVLQILSKGINDEGYQTQ, translated from the exons ATGGAAGCGCGAAAACGGAACCCTTCTCCCTCTCCAGTTCGTGTTCTCATCCGCCCTCCTCATTCCCCTTCACCGCCGCCGCTGCCTCCGCCTTCCTCCTCCGACCACCAACCTCCAGCTCCCCCTCGCTCCGACGGAGTCGTCGTCGTCGGCGTCATCGCCCGCCGCCACGATGACTCCGCCCAACTCCTCAACCGCCTCGTCGACTCTAACGTCTTCGGCTCCGGCAGCCTCGACGAGCCGCTGCTCCTCCACGATGACGACGCCAGGGAGTGGTTTGAAAGCAGGAGAATCAGTTATTTCCGCGACCGCGATAACGGGATTTTGTTCCTGCAGTTCTGCTCCACGCGCTGTCCCGTGATTCATGGATTCGAAGACCCCGCGCTGGGATTTGATTCTGTTGCGGAGGAGCACGAGTTCGGCGACCTCCAGGGAACGCTTTTCATGTTCTCT GTTTGCCATGTTATCGTATATATTCAGGAGGGGTCACATTTTAATACTAAGATTTTGAGGAATTTTCGTGTACTACAAGCAGCCAAGCATGCTATGGTTCCGTTCGTAAGATCCCAAGCTACACTATCGCAGGCTACTACGCCGCCATTACCGTCCCGCTCACATTCGATGTCATCCCCTTTGCAACCTTCCACGTCGGGAAACAGTTCTTCTTCTCCAG GACAGTGCATACCTGTCATACTGTTTGTATTTGTGGATGATTTCTCTAGTTTATCCAATTCAAGCACAAATGGGGAGGACACTTCTGATGCCTCTTCTCTTAGTCAGTCTTCAAGTTTGAATACAGTGGCCAAAACAAACTTGCCTGCAAAAGGTTCTGGTTCAGTAGTTGTGCTGGCACGCCCTGCAAGTCGATCTGAAGGTGGATTTAGGAAGAAACTACAGTCTTCACTTGAAGCACAAATTCGTTTTCTGATTAAGAAATGCCGTACCTTGTCAGGTTCTGAAATAAATCATTCTGGTGTGAGAGGGGCTACCCCAGTCTCTGCACCTTTGTTCTCACTTGATGCATCGAGAGCAGTTATATTGTTAGATCAGTTTTCTAATAAAAAAGGTGAATCTCTTGACTTTGCCAGTGGACTTGTTGAAGATGTGTTAAATGGGAAAGCAACATCCGATTCCCTCCTGTTGGAAACCCATGGGCAAAGTTCAAGCAAAGAAGATTTAATATCTCTTAAAGAGTTCATTTACAGGCAAGCTGATATTTTGAGAGGGAGAGGGGGACCAGTCAATACCAACAGTGGCTCAGCTGCAGGTGTTGGTATGGTTGCAGTCGCTGCTGCTGCAGCTGCTGCCTCAGCTGCATCAGGGAAAACATACACTACTCCGGATCTTCCAAATTTTGAAGTTTGGTTAACTTCTAGTAATCATATTTTGAGCAGAGTTCTCTGTGCAAAAGGGGGTTGCTTGGATGAATTGGAAATGATTAAAAGAAAACCCCGTCAAAGGAACACTGCCTTACCAGCGGCAGAAGGATCTTTGAAGGGCACAAATACTTTTGATGTTGCAGTATCTTGGTTGCAAAGTGGTAGAGGGCTGAACACTAAATTTTCGACTTCATGGTGCCAAAAAGCCATTCCAACTGCAAAGGAGATTTATTTAAAGGACTTACCTCCTTGTTATCCTACTTCACAGCATGAAGCCCATTTAGAGAAGGCTTTACATGCGTTTCATGCAATGGTCAAAGGACCTGCAGTGCAACACTTTGCAAAAAATTTGGAAGAGGAGTGCACTTCCATTTGGAAATCCGGAAGGCAATTGTGTGATGCTGTTAGTTTGACAGGCAAACCATGCATGCACCAAAGACATGATGTTGAGATTGGTAATTTAGATTCAGGAGATTCACACAAGCCACATTCCAGTGGCTATTTTTTCCTTCATGCGTGTGCTTGTGGACGTTCTCGACAGTTACGTCCTGATCCCTTTGATTTTGAATCAGCTGATGCTATTTGCTTTTCTGACTGTGATGAGCTACTTCCTGCAGTCAAACTACCAGAAGTAAAATCTGTGGGACCTATTCAATCTTCTTCTTGGAGTTTGCTTCGTATTGGGGGTGCAAGATACTATGAACCTTCTAAAGGCTTAATTCAGAGTGGGTTTTGTGCCACTCAAAAGTTTCTTTTGAAGTGGACAGTATACCTAGAGAAACAGAAAAGACCAAATGGGTTGACAGAGAGCACAGGAAAGCAAGATTCTGTAATTCCGCCACCCAAGGTTGAACATATTGCAGATGCAAAGAAAACTGGAGTCAGACAACCCTATCCAGCTGTCCTGAATGGAGCAGAAGATCATAAAACATCGTTAGAAATTATGAAGCCTGatgataaaaagataagtttTGGTAGAGGAATTCCTATGCCCAAAATGAGAAAACCTTTTTCTGAGGTTGTTGCTGGATCAGTGGCTGCTGATTCAGGATTCCCTCCTCTCCAGCAAAAGAAATTGCCTATATCAGGTTCAGAGAAGGGTACAAAGCAAAGTAATCCCAGTAATCAGATTGCAGAACGAGTTAATACAGCTACTGATCATCAGTTATCTCAAAAATCTCAAGATATATCATTTACTCAGGGACCTGTTGATAGTAATGGCAATAATAGCAACAGAGGTAGTGATCCATTCTTAAAGATAGGTAGCAACGTGGTGCCTGTACACATGAACGGTGGTGAGAGGAGCCAATCACATTCTTATGCAAAGAATGTGATGGTGTATGTTGGCTTTGAGCATGAGTGCCCCCGTGGTCATCGTTTCCTGTTAAATGCAGACCATCTAACCGAACTTGGATCTCTATATTCTTTCTCCGAAGAATCTCGCAGATCTTCTTCTATGGACCCTACTGGCAGAAATCAGGCTTATCATGCTAAAGTCAGCAAGAATGCTTCCTGGGGCAAAGTGCATCGACGCTCAAATGAAATTCATGGTGCTTTCATAAATAAGGAAAGAGATGTGGTTAAATCAAGTGAAATGATTGCTAACGGTGATTTGACTTCAGATGGACTAATATATACTTCCATTCCACCAAATGAACACAATTTGGCATCTGTAGCTGAGTTGGCAAAGGCCCCAAATCATGCAAAAGAATTTGGGAGGGATCTTCAAGCTATTAATATGGATGGTGATGATCTTGCATTCTCGATGTTGAACCGCAACTTGCCTATCTACATGATCTGTCCGCACTGCAGGAATTCTAGGAATAAGAAAGATACACCAAAGGTTAAGTTTGCCAGTGGTATCTCACAGCTTAAGAGAATATTCATG GTTACACCTCCATTTCCTGTGATCCTAGCAACATGCCCTAACATACAATTTGAG ACATCATGCCTACCTATGTCAGTTCCAGATCGTGAACGGAAATTGCAGTTCAGCCTTGGATGTCAAGTGATCTTACCACCAGAGAGTTTCCTTACCCTTAAATTACCATTTGTGTATGGTGTGCAGCTTGATAATGGAAACAAGCATCCTCTTAACCCCTTTGAAATACAACCAGAAATGACTGCCTGGATTACCAAGGGTACAGTACTGCAGATCTTGTCCAAGGGGATCAATGATGAGGGCTATCAAACACAGTAA
- the LOC112706838 gene encoding uncharacterized protein isoform X1: MEARKRNPSPSPVRVLIRPPHSPSPPPLPPPSSSDHQPPAPPRSDGVVVVGVIARRHDDSAQLLNRLVDSNVFGSGSLDEPLLLHDDDAREWFESRRISYFRDRDNGILFLQFCSTRCPVIHGFEDPALGFDSVAEEHEFGDLQGTLFMFSVCHVIVYIQEGSHFNTKILRNFRVLQAAKHAMVPFVRSQATLSQATTPPLPSRSHSMSSPLQPSTSGNSSSSPGRGGGNLSRNASAISLMSGLGSYPSLFPGQCIPVILFVFVDDFSSLSNSSTNGEDTSDASSLSQSSSLNTVAKTNLPAKGSGSVVVLARPASRSEGGFRKKLQSSLEAQIRFLIKKCRTLSGSEINHSGVRGATPVSAPLFSLDASRAVILLDQFSNKKGESLDFASGLVEDVLNGKATSDSLLLETHGQSSSKEDLISLKEFIYRQADILRGRGGPVNTNSGSAAGVGMVAVAAAAAAASAASGKTYTTPDLPNFEVWLTSSNHILSRVLCAKGGCLDELEMIKRKPRQRNTALPAAEGSLKGTNTFDVAVSWLQSGRGLNTKFSTSWCQKAIPTAKEIYLKDLPPCYPTSQHEAHLEKALHAFHAMVKGPAVQHFAKNLEEECTSIWKSGRQLCDAVSLTGKPCMHQRHDVEIGNLDSGDSHKPHSSGYFFLHACACGRSRQLRPDPFDFESADAICFSDCDELLPAVKLPEVKSVGPIQSSSWSLLRIGGARYYEPSKGLIQSGFCATQKFLLKWTVYLEKQKRPNGLTESTGKQDSVIPPPKVEHIADAKKTGVRQPYPAVLNGAEDHKTSLEIMKPDDKKISFGRGIPMPKMRKPFSEVVAGSVAADSGFPPLQQKKLPISGSEKGTKQSNPSNQIAERVNTATDHQLSQKSQDISFTQGPVDSNGNNSNRGSDPFLKIGSNVVPVHMNGGERSQSHSYAKNVMVYVGFEHECPRGHRFLLNADHLTELGSLYSFSEESRRSSSMDPTGRNQAYHAKVSKNASWGKVHRRSNEIHGAFINKERDVVKSSEMIANGDLTSDGLIYTSIPPNEHNLASVAELAKAPNHAKEFGRDLQAINMDGDDLAFSMLNRNLPIYMICPHCRNSRNKKDTPKVKFASGISQLKRIFMVTPPFPVILATCPNIQFETSCLPMSVPDRERKLQFSLGCQVILPPESFLTLKLPFVYGVQLDNGNKHPLNPFEIQPEMTAWITKGTVLQILSKGINDEGYQTQ, from the exons ATGGAAGCGCGAAAACGGAACCCTTCTCCCTCTCCAGTTCGTGTTCTCATCCGCCCTCCTCATTCCCCTTCACCGCCGCCGCTGCCTCCGCCTTCCTCCTCCGACCACCAACCTCCAGCTCCCCCTCGCTCCGACGGAGTCGTCGTCGTCGGCGTCATCGCCCGCCGCCACGATGACTCCGCCCAACTCCTCAACCGCCTCGTCGACTCTAACGTCTTCGGCTCCGGCAGCCTCGACGAGCCGCTGCTCCTCCACGATGACGACGCCAGGGAGTGGTTTGAAAGCAGGAGAATCAGTTATTTCCGCGACCGCGATAACGGGATTTTGTTCCTGCAGTTCTGCTCCACGCGCTGTCCCGTGATTCATGGATTCGAAGACCCCGCGCTGGGATTTGATTCTGTTGCGGAGGAGCACGAGTTCGGCGACCTCCAGGGAACGCTTTTCATGTTCTCT GTTTGCCATGTTATCGTATATATTCAGGAGGGGTCACATTTTAATACTAAGATTTTGAGGAATTTTCGTGTACTACAAGCAGCCAAGCATGCTATGGTTCCGTTCGTAAGATCCCAAGCTACACTATCGCAGGCTACTACGCCGCCATTACCGTCCCGCTCACATTCGATGTCATCCCCTTTGCAACCTTCCACGTCGGGAAACAGTTCTTCTTCTCCAGGTAGAGGTGGTGGTAACTTGAGTCGCAATGCTTCGGCCATATCTCTCATGTCAGGATTAGGTTCTTATCCTTCTTTGTTTCCAGGACAGTGCATACCTGTCATACTGTTTGTATTTGTGGATGATTTCTCTAGTTTATCCAATTCAAGCACAAATGGGGAGGACACTTCTGATGCCTCTTCTCTTAGTCAGTCTTCAAGTTTGAATACAGTGGCCAAAACAAACTTGCCTGCAAAAGGTTCTGGTTCAGTAGTTGTGCTGGCACGCCCTGCAAGTCGATCTGAAGGTGGATTTAGGAAGAAACTACAGTCTTCACTTGAAGCACAAATTCGTTTTCTGATTAAGAAATGCCGTACCTTGTCAGGTTCTGAAATAAATCATTCTGGTGTGAGAGGGGCTACCCCAGTCTCTGCACCTTTGTTCTCACTTGATGCATCGAGAGCAGTTATATTGTTAGATCAGTTTTCTAATAAAAAAGGTGAATCTCTTGACTTTGCCAGTGGACTTGTTGAAGATGTGTTAAATGGGAAAGCAACATCCGATTCCCTCCTGTTGGAAACCCATGGGCAAAGTTCAAGCAAAGAAGATTTAATATCTCTTAAAGAGTTCATTTACAGGCAAGCTGATATTTTGAGAGGGAGAGGGGGACCAGTCAATACCAACAGTGGCTCAGCTGCAGGTGTTGGTATGGTTGCAGTCGCTGCTGCTGCAGCTGCTGCCTCAGCTGCATCAGGGAAAACATACACTACTCCGGATCTTCCAAATTTTGAAGTTTGGTTAACTTCTAGTAATCATATTTTGAGCAGAGTTCTCTGTGCAAAAGGGGGTTGCTTGGATGAATTGGAAATGATTAAAAGAAAACCCCGTCAAAGGAACACTGCCTTACCAGCGGCAGAAGGATCTTTGAAGGGCACAAATACTTTTGATGTTGCAGTATCTTGGTTGCAAAGTGGTAGAGGGCTGAACACTAAATTTTCGACTTCATGGTGCCAAAAAGCCATTCCAACTGCAAAGGAGATTTATTTAAAGGACTTACCTCCTTGTTATCCTACTTCACAGCATGAAGCCCATTTAGAGAAGGCTTTACATGCGTTTCATGCAATGGTCAAAGGACCTGCAGTGCAACACTTTGCAAAAAATTTGGAAGAGGAGTGCACTTCCATTTGGAAATCCGGAAGGCAATTGTGTGATGCTGTTAGTTTGACAGGCAAACCATGCATGCACCAAAGACATGATGTTGAGATTGGTAATTTAGATTCAGGAGATTCACACAAGCCACATTCCAGTGGCTATTTTTTCCTTCATGCGTGTGCTTGTGGACGTTCTCGACAGTTACGTCCTGATCCCTTTGATTTTGAATCAGCTGATGCTATTTGCTTTTCTGACTGTGATGAGCTACTTCCTGCAGTCAAACTACCAGAAGTAAAATCTGTGGGACCTATTCAATCTTCTTCTTGGAGTTTGCTTCGTATTGGGGGTGCAAGATACTATGAACCTTCTAAAGGCTTAATTCAGAGTGGGTTTTGTGCCACTCAAAAGTTTCTTTTGAAGTGGACAGTATACCTAGAGAAACAGAAAAGACCAAATGGGTTGACAGAGAGCACAGGAAAGCAAGATTCTGTAATTCCGCCACCCAAGGTTGAACATATTGCAGATGCAAAGAAAACTGGAGTCAGACAACCCTATCCAGCTGTCCTGAATGGAGCAGAAGATCATAAAACATCGTTAGAAATTATGAAGCCTGatgataaaaagataagtttTGGTAGAGGAATTCCTATGCCCAAAATGAGAAAACCTTTTTCTGAGGTTGTTGCTGGATCAGTGGCTGCTGATTCAGGATTCCCTCCTCTCCAGCAAAAGAAATTGCCTATATCAGGTTCAGAGAAGGGTACAAAGCAAAGTAATCCCAGTAATCAGATTGCAGAACGAGTTAATACAGCTACTGATCATCAGTTATCTCAAAAATCTCAAGATATATCATTTACTCAGGGACCTGTTGATAGTAATGGCAATAATAGCAACAGAGGTAGTGATCCATTCTTAAAGATAGGTAGCAACGTGGTGCCTGTACACATGAACGGTGGTGAGAGGAGCCAATCACATTCTTATGCAAAGAATGTGATGGTGTATGTTGGCTTTGAGCATGAGTGCCCCCGTGGTCATCGTTTCCTGTTAAATGCAGACCATCTAACCGAACTTGGATCTCTATATTCTTTCTCCGAAGAATCTCGCAGATCTTCTTCTATGGACCCTACTGGCAGAAATCAGGCTTATCATGCTAAAGTCAGCAAGAATGCTTCCTGGGGCAAAGTGCATCGACGCTCAAATGAAATTCATGGTGCTTTCATAAATAAGGAAAGAGATGTGGTTAAATCAAGTGAAATGATTGCTAACGGTGATTTGACTTCAGATGGACTAATATATACTTCCATTCCACCAAATGAACACAATTTGGCATCTGTAGCTGAGTTGGCAAAGGCCCCAAATCATGCAAAAGAATTTGGGAGGGATCTTCAAGCTATTAATATGGATGGTGATGATCTTGCATTCTCGATGTTGAACCGCAACTTGCCTATCTACATGATCTGTCCGCACTGCAGGAATTCTAGGAATAAGAAAGATACACCAAAGGTTAAGTTTGCCAGTGGTATCTCACAGCTTAAGAGAATATTCATG GTTACACCTCCATTTCCTGTGATCCTAGCAACATGCCCTAACATACAATTTGAG ACATCATGCCTACCTATGTCAGTTCCAGATCGTGAACGGAAATTGCAGTTCAGCCTTGGATGTCAAGTGATCTTACCACCAGAGAGTTTCCTTACCCTTAAATTACCATTTGTGTATGGTGTGCAGCTTGATAATGGAAACAAGCATCCTCTTAACCCCTTTGAAATACAACCAGAAATGACTGCCTGGATTACCAAGGGTACAGTACTGCAGATCTTGTCCAAGGGGATCAATGATGAGGGCTATCAAACACAGTAA
- the LOC112706839 gene encoding superoxide dismutase [Cu-Zn], chloroplastic isoform X2, translating into MQEAALAAMAAHTVLSAASSPLQLPLFPTNSITAIAANTKKAVAVLRGTSPVEGIVTLTQQLNGSTTVNVRVTGLTPGPHGFHLHEYGDTTKGCVSTGPHFNPNKMKHGAPGDQIRHAGDLGNIVANADGVAEATIVDNQIPLIGPNSVVGRALVVHELEDDLGKGGKELSLSTGNAGGRLAWVVGLTPE; encoded by the exons ATGCAAGAGGCTGCATTGGCCGCCATGGCCGCCCACACTGTTCTCTCAGCTGCTTCCTCCCCACTCCAGCTTCCTCTCTTTCCTACCAACTCCATCACCGCCATCGCCGCCAACACCAAGAAAGCCGTCGCCGTCCTCAGGGGCACTTCCCCCGTCGAAGGCATCGTCACCCTCACTCAACAACTCAATG GTTCAACAACTGTTAATGTCCGTGTTACTGGCCTTACTCCTGGGCCTCATGGTTTTCACCTA CATGAGTATGGTGATACCACCAAAGGTTGTGTATCAACTG GACCACATTTTAATCCTAATAAGATGAAACATGGTGCTCCGGGAGATCAAATTCGCCATGCGGGTGACCTGGGAAACATAGTTGCTAATGCAGATG GAGTTGCAGAAGCAACAATTGTCGACAATCAG ATACCACTGATTGGCCCCAATTCAGTAGTTGGAAGAGCCTTGGTGGTTCATGAGCTTGAGGATGACCTTGGAAAAG GTGGGAAGGAACTCAGCTTGAGCACTGGAAATGCTGGTGGAAGATTGGCAT GGGTTGTTGGTCTGACTCCAGAGTGA
- the LOC112706839 gene encoding superoxide dismutase [Cu-Zn], chloroplastic isoform X4, producing MQEAALAAMAAHTVLSAASSPLQLPLFPTNSITAIAANTKKAVAVLRGTSPVEGIVTLTQQLNGSTTVNVRVTGLTPGPHGFHLHEYGDTTKGPHFNPNKMKHGAPGDQIRHAGDLGNIVANADGVAEATIVDNQIPLIGPNSVVGRALVVHELEDDLGKGGKELSLSTGNAGGRLAWVVGLTPE from the exons ATGCAAGAGGCTGCATTGGCCGCCATGGCCGCCCACACTGTTCTCTCAGCTGCTTCCTCCCCACTCCAGCTTCCTCTCTTTCCTACCAACTCCATCACCGCCATCGCCGCCAACACCAAGAAAGCCGTCGCCGTCCTCAGGGGCACTTCCCCCGTCGAAGGCATCGTCACCCTCACTCAACAACTCAATG GTTCAACAACTGTTAATGTCCGTGTTACTGGCCTTACTCCTGGGCCTCATGGTTTTCACCTA CATGAGTATGGTGATACCACCAAAG GACCACATTTTAATCCTAATAAGATGAAACATGGTGCTCCGGGAGATCAAATTCGCCATGCGGGTGACCTGGGAAACATAGTTGCTAATGCAGATG GAGTTGCAGAAGCAACAATTGTCGACAATCAG ATACCACTGATTGGCCCCAATTCAGTAGTTGGAAGAGCCTTGGTGGTTCATGAGCTTGAGGATGACCTTGGAAAAG GTGGGAAGGAACTCAGCTTGAGCACTGGAAATGCTGGTGGAAGATTGGCAT GGGTTGTTGGTCTGACTCCAGAGTGA
- the LOC112706839 gene encoding superoxide dismutase [Cu-Zn], chloroplastic isoform X3, producing MQEAALAAMAAHTVLSAASSPLQLPLFPTNSITAIAANTKKAVAVLRGTSPVEGIVTLTQQLNGSTTVNVRVTGLTPGPHGFHLHEYGDTTKGPHFNPNKMKHGAPGDQIRHAGDLGNIVANADGVAEATIVDNQIPLIGPNSVVGRALVVHELEDDLGKGGKELSLSTGNAGGRLACGVVGLTPE from the exons ATGCAAGAGGCTGCATTGGCCGCCATGGCCGCCCACACTGTTCTCTCAGCTGCTTCCTCCCCACTCCAGCTTCCTCTCTTTCCTACCAACTCCATCACCGCCATCGCCGCCAACACCAAGAAAGCCGTCGCCGTCCTCAGGGGCACTTCCCCCGTCGAAGGCATCGTCACCCTCACTCAACAACTCAATG GTTCAACAACTGTTAATGTCCGTGTTACTGGCCTTACTCCTGGGCCTCATGGTTTTCACCTA CATGAGTATGGTGATACCACCAAAG GACCACATTTTAATCCTAATAAGATGAAACATGGTGCTCCGGGAGATCAAATTCGCCATGCGGGTGACCTGGGAAACATAGTTGCTAATGCAGATG GAGTTGCAGAAGCAACAATTGTCGACAATCAG ATACCACTGATTGGCCCCAATTCAGTAGTTGGAAGAGCCTTGGTGGTTCATGAGCTTGAGGATGACCTTGGAAAAG GTGGGAAGGAACTCAGCTTGAGCACTGGAAATGCTGGTGGAAGATTGGCATGTG GGGTTGTTGGTCTGACTCCAGAGTGA
- the LOC112706839 gene encoding superoxide dismutase [Cu-Zn], chloroplastic isoform X1 — MQEAALAAMAAHTVLSAASSPLQLPLFPTNSITAIAANTKKAVAVLRGTSPVEGIVTLTQQLNGSTTVNVRVTGLTPGPHGFHLHEYGDTTKGCVSTGPHFNPNKMKHGAPGDQIRHAGDLGNIVANADGVAEATIVDNQIPLIGPNSVVGRALVVHELEDDLGKGGKELSLSTGNAGGRLACGVVGLTPE; from the exons ATGCAAGAGGCTGCATTGGCCGCCATGGCCGCCCACACTGTTCTCTCAGCTGCTTCCTCCCCACTCCAGCTTCCTCTCTTTCCTACCAACTCCATCACCGCCATCGCCGCCAACACCAAGAAAGCCGTCGCCGTCCTCAGGGGCACTTCCCCCGTCGAAGGCATCGTCACCCTCACTCAACAACTCAATG GTTCAACAACTGTTAATGTCCGTGTTACTGGCCTTACTCCTGGGCCTCATGGTTTTCACCTA CATGAGTATGGTGATACCACCAAAGGTTGTGTATCAACTG GACCACATTTTAATCCTAATAAGATGAAACATGGTGCTCCGGGAGATCAAATTCGCCATGCGGGTGACCTGGGAAACATAGTTGCTAATGCAGATG GAGTTGCAGAAGCAACAATTGTCGACAATCAG ATACCACTGATTGGCCCCAATTCAGTAGTTGGAAGAGCCTTGGTGGTTCATGAGCTTGAGGATGACCTTGGAAAAG GTGGGAAGGAACTCAGCTTGAGCACTGGAAATGCTGGTGGAAGATTGGCATGTG GGGTTGTTGGTCTGACTCCAGAGTGA